From one Pseudomonas sp. S35 genomic stretch:
- a CDS encoding PAS domain-containing methyl-accepting chemotaxis protein, with protein MFNLHHKSDLLEIQRFSCALTESNAKLAAISRSMAMIEFDRDGVILDANDNFCKAMGYSAEEIRGQHHRIFCEQAYTHTDAYAKLWRDLARGEALSGTFMRLNKHGQEVWLEASYMPVLDSDNHVQSVIKVASDISARVHHEHENQSLIDAISRSMAVIEFTPHGQILNANDNFLKTVQYSLDEIVGQHHSLFCHRSEVESPAYKAFWASLNRGEYHSHRFERKNKYGKTLFLEASYNPIFDTNGRLYKVVKFASDITDQVTTLRTAADSAHATSVQNDVCARKGSQVVQQTVQIIEEISHNLNQAAQSIDAVSKQSDIIGAIVQTIRSIAEQTNMLALNAAIEAARAGEHGRGFAVVADEVRSLAARTSQATVEIVEVVRKNHDLSLSAVSSMQSSLSRTGLGVELANEAGHVILEIQEGSRHVVDAISQFNSTLQLQ; from the coding sequence ATGTTCAACCTCCATCACAAGTCCGACCTGCTTGAAATCCAGCGTTTCTCCTGCGCACTCACCGAATCCAACGCCAAGCTCGCCGCCATCAGCCGGTCCATGGCCATGATCGAATTTGATCGCGACGGGGTGATTCTTGATGCCAACGACAACTTCTGCAAAGCCATGGGCTACAGCGCCGAGGAAATTCGCGGCCAGCATCATCGGATCTTTTGCGAACAGGCGTACACCCACACCGACGCCTACGCCAAACTCTGGCGCGACCTGGCACGGGGCGAGGCCCTCAGTGGCACCTTCATGCGCTTGAACAAGCACGGCCAGGAAGTGTGGCTCGAAGCCAGCTACATGCCGGTGCTGGACAGTGACAACCACGTGCAGAGCGTGATCAAAGTCGCGTCGGATATTAGCGCACGAGTCCACCACGAACATGAAAACCAAAGCCTGATCGACGCCATCAGCCGCTCCATGGCGGTCATCGAGTTCACGCCCCACGGGCAGATCCTCAACGCCAACGATAATTTCCTGAAGACCGTGCAGTATTCGCTGGATGAAATCGTTGGCCAGCACCACAGCCTGTTTTGCCACCGCAGCGAAGTAGAGTCGCCTGCGTACAAGGCGTTCTGGGCGTCGCTCAATCGCGGCGAATACCACTCGCACCGTTTCGAGCGCAAAAACAAATATGGCAAAACCCTGTTTTTGGAGGCGTCCTATAACCCGATCTTCGACACCAATGGGCGTTTGTACAAAGTCGTGAAGTTCGCCAGCGACATCACCGATCAAGTCACCACCCTGCGCACCGCCGCCGATTCGGCCCACGCCACCTCGGTACAAAACGATGTCTGCGCGCGCAAAGGGTCGCAGGTGGTGCAGCAAACCGTGCAGATCATCGAAGAAATTTCCCACAACCTGAACCAGGCGGCGCAGAGCATCGATGCTGTGAGCAAGCAGTCGGACATTATCGGTGCCATCGTGCAGACCATCCGCAGCATCGCCGAGCAAACCAATATGCTGGCGCTCAACGCGGCGATTGAAGCGGCGCGGGCCGGTGAGCATGGGCGCGGGTTTGCGGTGGTGGCCGACGAAGTGCGCAGCCTCGCCGCGCGTACCAGCCAGGCGACGGTGGAAATTGTAGAAGTAGTGCGCAAGAACCACGACCTGTCGCTGAGCGCGGTGTCGAGCATGCAGTCGAGCTTGAGCCGCACGGGGCTGGGTGTGGAGCTGGCGAACGAGGCGGGGCACGTGATCCTGGAGATTCAGGAAGGGTCACGGCATGTGGTGGATGCGATCAGTCAGTTCAATTCGACGTTGCAACTGCAATAG
- a CDS encoding MaoC family dehydratase, producing the protein MTQVTNTPYEALEVGQTASYSKTVEERDIQLFAAMSGDHNPVHLDAEYAKATMFKERIAHGMFSGALISAAVACKLPGPGTIYIGQQMSFQKPVKIGDTLTVRLEILEKLPKFRVRIATRVFNQRDELVVDGEAEILAPRKQQVVTLTELPPISIG; encoded by the coding sequence ATGACCCAGGTAACCAACACCCCGTACGAAGCCCTCGAAGTCGGCCAGACCGCCAGCTACAGCAAGACCGTTGAAGAGCGCGATATCCAGCTGTTCGCCGCCATGTCCGGCGACCACAACCCGGTGCACCTGGATGCCGAATACGCCAAGGCGACCATGTTCAAGGAGCGTATCGCCCACGGTATGTTCAGCGGCGCATTGATCAGCGCCGCCGTGGCCTGCAAGCTGCCTGGGCCGGGCACTATCTATATCGGCCAGCAGATGAGCTTCCAGAAACCGGTCAAGATCGGCGACACGTTGACTGTGCGCCTGGAAATTCTTGAAAAACTGCCGAAATTCCGTGTGCGTATTGCCACCCGTGTGTTCAACCAACGCGATGAGCTGGTAGTGGATGGCGAAGCCGAGATCCTCGCGCCACGCAAACAGCAGGTCGTGACCTTGACCGAGTTGCCGCCAATCAGCATTGGCTAA
- the def gene encoding peptide deformylase, producing the protein MIREILKMGDERLLRIAPPVPPEMFDSPELWQLIDDMFQTMEHVGGVGLAAPQIGVDLQLVIFGFEASERYPDAPPVPQTILINPLITPLSPVLEEGYEGCLSVPGLRGAVDRYQQIRYEGFDPKGEPIVRIADGFHARVVQHECDHLIGRLYPSRITDFSKFGFIEVMFPDMDPTADE; encoded by the coding sequence ATGATCCGTGAAATCCTGAAAATGGGCGACGAGCGCTTGCTGCGTATCGCGCCCCCGGTCCCGCCCGAAATGTTCGACAGCCCCGAGTTGTGGCAATTGATCGACGACATGTTCCAGACCATGGAGCACGTCGGCGGCGTGGGCCTGGCGGCGCCGCAGATAGGTGTGGACCTGCAATTGGTGATCTTTGGTTTCGAAGCCAGCGAACGCTACCCGGATGCGCCGCCCGTGCCGCAGACCATCCTGATCAATCCGTTGATTACGCCGCTGAGCCCAGTGCTGGAGGAGGGTTACGAAGGCTGCCTTTCCGTGCCCGGCTTGCGTGGCGCGGTGGACCGTTACCAGCAGATCCGCTATGAAGGCTTCGACCCCAAGGGCGAGCCGATCGTGCGCATTGCCGACGGCTTTCATGCGCGGGTGGTGCAGCATGAGTGCGATCACCTGATCGGCCGGTTGTACCCGTCGCGGATTACCGACTTCAGCAAGTTCGGGTTTATCGAGGTCATGTTCCCCGACATGGACCCCACCGCCGACGAATAA
- a CDS encoding GNAT family N-acetyltransferase, translated as MPELSIDLLAEPLWPLLNKFYRSHNSSMKALKDGRLWVARDGEIVAGLCLTPVVGGQWLTGVFVAPSYRGQGLAARLILQAVTAVEGTVWLLCHPDLERLYQRMGFTQDTLLPQSLSERLVRYKRNKPMIAMGLEPLVRSTSDNV; from the coding sequence ATGCCTGAGTTGTCCATCGATCTGCTGGCAGAGCCTCTGTGGCCGCTGCTGAACAAGTTTTACCGCAGCCACAACTCGTCGATGAAGGCGCTCAAGGACGGACGTTTGTGGGTGGCACGCGATGGCGAGATTGTCGCTGGCTTGTGCCTGACGCCAGTGGTGGGCGGGCAATGGCTGACCGGGGTGTTTGTGGCGCCGTCGTATCGTGGCCAGGGCTTGGCGGCGCGCTTGATTCTTCAGGCAGTGACGGCTGTGGAGGGCACCGTCTGGCTACTGTGCCATCCGGACCTGGAACGCTTGTATCAGCGTATGGGGTTCACCCAAGACACGCTCCTGCCCCAATCCCTCAGCGAACGGCTGGTGCGTTACAAGCGCAACAAGCCGATGATCGCCATGGGCTTAGAACCGTTGGTGAGGTCGACCTCAGATAATGTGTGA
- a CDS encoding YihY/virulence factor BrkB family protein, which translates to MIFPVLDGLKLHKVLVRTVKEFVDDEMSTYASALAYQMLFSLFPFLLFLIALIGFLHLPDFFTWLRLQSELVLPPQALEQVNPVIDQLQQSKGGLLSVGIVIALWTASAGVRLMMSAMNAAYDVVEGRPIWKRFPLSILYTVGIAGMLLAAAALMVLGPQVMEWLAGQIGMQEFVVTLWTILRWPLIVILLMFAVALMYYVMPDVEQKFRFITPGSVLAVVVWIVASLGFGYYVKTFADYNAMYGSIGAIIVLLLYFYISAAVLLLGAEMNAVIEHMSAEGKDPGEKAFDEPGHTDEKQHVSGLGRDHSKPTPVEPDQ; encoded by the coding sequence ATGATCTTTCCGGTTCTCGATGGTCTCAAGCTGCACAAAGTGCTGGTGCGCACCGTCAAGGAATTCGTCGACGACGAAATGTCCACCTACGCTTCGGCACTGGCCTACCAGATGCTGTTTTCGTTGTTTCCCTTCCTGCTGTTCCTGATTGCCCTGATCGGCTTCCTGCACCTGCCTGACTTTTTCACCTGGCTGCGCCTGCAATCTGAACTGGTGCTGCCGCCCCAGGCCCTGGAGCAGGTCAACCCGGTGATCGACCAGTTGCAGCAGTCCAAGGGCGGTCTGCTGTCGGTGGGTATCGTGATTGCGTTATGGACCGCTTCCGCCGGTGTGCGCCTGATGATGAGCGCGATGAACGCGGCCTACGACGTGGTGGAAGGCCGGCCGATCTGGAAGCGTTTCCCGCTGTCGATTTTGTACACCGTCGGCATCGCCGGCATGCTGCTGGCTGCCGCTGCGTTGATGGTGCTCGGCCCGCAAGTGATGGAATGGCTTGCCGGGCAGATCGGCATGCAGGAGTTCGTGGTCACACTCTGGACCATCCTGCGCTGGCCGCTGATCGTGATTTTGCTGATGTTCGCCGTGGCCCTCATGTACTACGTGATGCCTGACGTCGAGCAAAAATTTCGCTTTATCACCCCAGGCTCAGTGCTGGCGGTGGTGGTCTGGATCGTGGCCTCCCTGGGCTTTGGCTACTACGTCAAAACCTTCGCCGACTACAACGCCATGTATGGCAGTATCGGGGCGATCATCGTGCTGCTCCTGTACTTCTACATTTCTGCCGCCGTGCTGCTGCTTGGGGCGGAAATGAATGCGGTAATCGAACACATGTCGGCCGAAGGCAAGGATCCGGGTGAAAAAGCGTTCGACGAGCCCGGCCACACCGATGAAAAACAGCATGTCTCAGGCCTCGGCCGAGACCACTCCAAGCCCACTCCCGTTGAGCCTGATCAATGA
- a CDS encoding glutathione S-transferase — protein MGHSLKILGRTSSINVRKVLWTCQELGIDYLREDWGIGYTPTQSPEFLALNPNAQVPVLIDDHGVLWESNTICRYLVGLYQRHDLLPAEPAPRARVEQWMDWQATELNPSWGYAFHALVRKHPDYQDPQRLAAGVQAWNDKMGLLEQQLARTHAYVAGDEFTLADILIGLSVHRWQMAPMEHPPYPAVAAYYERLSQHPGFQTFALDGHN, from the coding sequence ATGGGACACTCACTGAAAATCTTGGGTCGCACGTCTTCCATCAACGTGCGCAAAGTGCTCTGGACCTGCCAGGAACTGGGCATCGACTACCTGCGCGAAGACTGGGGCATAGGCTATACACCCACCCAATCCCCCGAGTTCCTGGCCCTGAACCCTAACGCCCAGGTGCCGGTACTGATCGACGACCACGGCGTGTTGTGGGAATCCAACACCATTTGCCGCTATCTGGTCGGCCTCTATCAACGCCATGACCTGCTGCCCGCCGAACCCGCACCACGGGCGCGGGTGGAGCAGTGGATGGACTGGCAAGCCACCGAACTCAACCCGTCGTGGGGCTATGCGTTTCATGCGCTGGTACGCAAGCACCCGGACTACCAGGACCCACAACGCCTCGCTGCCGGCGTACAGGCCTGGAACGACAAGATGGGCCTGCTGGAACAGCAACTCGCAAGGACACATGCCTACGTCGCCGGTGATGAGTTCACCCTCGCCGACATCCTCATCGGCCTCTCGGTGCACCGCTGGCAGATGGCCCCGATGGAGCATCCGCCCTACCCCGCCGTCGCGGCGTACTACGAACGCCTCAGCCAGCACCCGGGCTTCCAGACCTTCGCACTCGACGGCCACAACTAA
- a CDS encoding PA2169 family four-helix-bundle protein: MTDINKESISVLNDLIETSIDGQKGFKECAEDIKHPELKALFAKRSADCATAAAELKTAVRALGGDPEDSGSVAGALHRGWVDVKSMLTGKDEEAVLNEAERGEDHALKAYKEAIEKINKHNLLGIRDLVERQYHGVQRNHDQVKALRNQARAQS; the protein is encoded by the coding sequence ATGACTGACATCAATAAAGAATCGATCTCCGTACTCAACGACCTGATCGAAACCAGCATCGACGGCCAGAAAGGTTTCAAAGAGTGCGCAGAAGACATCAAGCACCCAGAACTCAAGGCGTTGTTTGCCAAGCGCTCCGCTGACTGCGCCACCGCCGCCGCCGAACTGAAAACCGCCGTGCGTGCCCTGGGCGGCGACCCGGAAGATTCCGGCAGCGTAGCCGGCGCCCTGCACCGTGGCTGGGTCGACGTGAAGTCGATGCTCACCGGTAAAGACGAAGAGGCGGTGTTGAACGAAGCCGAGCGCGGTGAAGACCATGCACTCAAGGCTTATAAAGAAGCCATCGAGAAGATCAACAAGCACAACCTGCTAGGCATTCGTGACCTGGTTGAGCGTCAGTACCACGGCGTACAACGCAACCACGACCAGGTCAAAGCCCTGCGTAACCAGGCTCGCGCTCAGTCGTAA
- a CDS encoding DUF3820 family protein — MNPEKLELLITREMPFGKYKGRIIADLPGPYLNWFAREGFPHGELGGLLALMQEIDHNGLSELLEPLRAKHGKPAPRH; from the coding sequence ATGAACCCCGAAAAACTCGAACTGCTGATCACCCGCGAAATGCCCTTCGGCAAATACAAGGGCCGGATCATCGCCGACCTGCCGGGGCCTTACCTGAACTGGTTTGCCCGCGAGGGTTTTCCCCACGGCGAATTGGGCGGTTTGCTGGCATTGATGCAGGAAATCGACCACAACGGCCTGTCCGAACTGCTTGAACCGCTGCGCGCCAAACACGGCAAACCCGCCCCTCGCCATTAA
- a CDS encoding methyltransferase, translating into MKTTLAALSLAALLAPALSQAADAPISAQQYASVLAGSWRDAANSARDGYRHPQQTLEFFGLGAKQRVIEITPGGGWYSEVLAPLLKDHGQYIAAVQAASSSAYARTSEENLKQKFAADPPRYGKAEVVEFDPKAPVFGKPASVDAVYTFRNVHNWVLANTDEASFTAFYKVLKPGGVLGVVDHRAKDGASLDDIKHSGYLTTAYVVKLATDAGFKLEGQSEVNANPKDTKDYPDGVWTLPPALKLGEQDKARYVAIGESDRMTLRFVKPAK; encoded by the coding sequence ATGAAAACGACGCTTGCAGCCCTCTCCCTTGCCGCCCTCCTCGCCCCGGCCTTGAGCCAGGCAGCCGATGCACCGATCAGTGCCCAGCAATACGCCAGCGTGCTCGCTGGCAGTTGGCGCGATGCGGCCAACAGTGCCCGCGATGGGTATCGACATCCACAGCAGACCTTGGAGTTCTTTGGTCTGGGCGCCAAACAGCGCGTGATCGAAATCACCCCCGGCGGCGGTTGGTACAGCGAAGTGCTGGCACCGTTGCTCAAAGACCACGGGCAGTACATCGCCGCTGTGCAGGCCGCGAGCAGCAGCGCTTACGCGCGTACGTCCGAAGAGAACCTGAAGCAGAAATTTGCCGCCGACCCGCCCCGTTACGGCAAGGCCGAAGTGGTCGAGTTCGATCCCAAGGCGCCCGTGTTCGGCAAACCGGCTTCAGTGGACGCCGTGTACACCTTCCGTAATGTGCATAACTGGGTGCTGGCCAATACGGACGAAGCGAGCTTCACGGCGTTCTACAAGGTGCTCAAACCCGGTGGCGTGCTGGGTGTGGTGGATCACCGCGCCAAGGATGGCGCCTCACTGGACGACATCAAGCACAGCGGCTACCTGACCACCGCCTATGTGGTGAAACTGGCCACCGATGCCGGGTTCAAGCTGGAGGGGCAAAGCGAGGTGAATGCCAACCCGAAAGACACCAAGGACTACCCGGATGGCGTGTGGACATTGCCGCCAGCGTTGAAGTTGGGGGAGCAGGACAAGGCCAGGTATGTGGCGATTGGCGAGTCGGATCGAATGACGTTGCGGTTCGTCAAACCGGCCAAATAA
- the fadD2 gene encoding long-chain-fatty-acid--CoA ligase FadD2 — MQPDFWNDKRAAGVPNDIDLTAYKSVIEVFERSCKAFADRPAFSNMGVTLTYAELERQSAAFAGYLQQHTDLKPGERIAVQMPNVLHYPIAVFGALRAGLIVVNTNPLYTPREMRHQFKDAGVRALVYLNLFGSRVQEVCSDTEIDYLIEAKMGDFLPAAKGWLVNTVVDKVKKMVPAYSLPRAMSFKRALRMGAGLGITRHPVSLDDIAVLQYTGGTTGLAKGAMLTHGNLVANMQQARACMSQVGDDGHPLIKEGQEVMIAPLPLYHIYAFTANCMCMMVTGNHNVLITNPRDIGGFIKELKKWRFTGLLGLNTLFVALMDHPDFKTLDFSHLKLTNSGGTALIKATAERWQQTTGCTIGEGYGLTETSPVASTNPYGNKSRLGTVGIPVPATAMKVIDDEGVELPLGERGELCIKGPQVMKGYWQQPAATAEALDAEGWLKTGDIAVIDEDGFVRIVDRKKDLIIVSGFNVYPNEIEDVVMAHPAVANCAVIGVPDERTGEAVKLFVVARAEGVSVEELKNYCKANFTGYKVPKQIVLRDSLPMTPVGKILRRELRDIA; from the coding sequence ATGCAACCTGATTTCTGGAATGACAAACGCGCGGCGGGCGTTCCCAATGACATTGACCTCACGGCCTACAAGTCGGTGATCGAAGTCTTCGAGCGTTCCTGCAAGGCCTTTGCCGACCGTCCGGCATTCAGCAACATGGGCGTCACCCTGACTTACGCCGAGCTTGAGCGCCAGAGTGCGGCGTTCGCCGGCTACCTGCAACAGCACACCGACCTCAAGCCCGGCGAGCGCATCGCAGTGCAGATGCCCAACGTGCTGCATTACCCGATTGCCGTGTTCGGTGCCTTGCGCGCCGGGCTGATCGTGGTCAACACCAACCCGTTGTACACCCCGCGCGAGATGCGTCACCAGTTCAAGGACGCCGGCGTGCGTGCGCTGGTCTACCTCAACCTGTTCGGTTCGCGCGTGCAGGAAGTGTGCAGCGACACCGAGATCGACTACCTCATCGAAGCCAAGATGGGCGACTTCCTGCCCGCCGCCAAGGGCTGGCTGGTCAACACCGTGGTCGACAAGGTCAAGAAAATGGTCCCGGCCTACAGCCTGCCGCGTGCAATGTCGTTCAAGCGTGCGCTGCGCATGGGCGCCGGGCTGGGCATCACCCGCCATCCGGTGAGCCTGGACGACATCGCGGTGCTGCAATACACCGGCGGCACCACCGGGCTGGCCAAGGGCGCGATGCTCACCCACGGCAACCTGGTGGCAAACATGCAGCAGGCGCGCGCGTGCATGTCCCAAGTTGGCGACGACGGCCATCCGCTGATCAAGGAAGGGCAGGAGGTGATGATCGCGCCGCTGCCGCTTTACCACATCTATGCCTTCACCGCGAACTGCATGTGCATGATGGTCACGGGGAACCACAACGTACTGATCACCAACCCACGGGACATCGGCGGGTTTATCAAGGAGCTGAAAAAGTGGCGCTTTACCGGGCTGCTCGGGCTCAACACGCTGTTTGTGGCGTTGATGGACCACCCCGACTTCAAGACCCTGGATTTCTCCCATCTCAAGCTCACCAACTCCGGTGGCACGGCACTGATCAAGGCCACGGCCGAGCGCTGGCAGCAAACCACCGGCTGCACGATTGGCGAGGGCTACGGCCTGACGGAAACCTCACCCGTGGCCAGCACCAACCCCTACGGCAATAAATCGCGCCTTGGCACCGTGGGTATTCCCGTGCCGGCGACAGCGATGAAGGTGATCGATGATGAAGGTGTCGAGCTGCCGCTGGGCGAGCGTGGCGAGTTGTGCATCAAGGGCCCGCAGGTGATGAAGGGCTACTGGCAGCAACCGGCCGCGACGGCCGAGGCCCTGGATGCTGAAGGCTGGCTCAAGACCGGTGACATTGCGGTGATCGACGAGGACGGTTTTGTACGGATTGTCGATCGCAAGAAAGACTTGATCATCGTCTCGGGTTTCAACGTGTACCCCAACGAAATCGAAGACGTCGTAATGGCTCACCCGGCGGTGGCCAACTGCGCGGTGATCGGCGTGCCGGACGAGCGCACGGGGGAGGCGGTGAAGCTGTTCGTGGTGGCACGTGCCGAAGGCGTGAGCGTTGAGGAGCTGAAGAACTACTGCAAGGCCAATTTCACGGGGTACAAGGTGCCCAAGCAGATTGTCCTGCGCGATTCGTTGCCGATGACGCCGGTGGGCAAGATCTTGCGGCGTGAGTTGCGCGACATCGCCTGA
- a CDS encoding CsbD family protein has product MSSTSDKAKGLANEAVGNIKQGVGKVTGNDKLRAEGVIQEKKGEVQQAVGDTKDAVKKATK; this is encoded by the coding sequence ATGAGCAGCACATCGGATAAGGCAAAAGGTTTGGCGAATGAGGCAGTCGGCAACATCAAGCAGGGTGTCGGCAAAGTCACCGGCAACGACAAGCTGCGCGCCGAAGGCGTGATCCAGGAAAAGAAAGGCGAAGTGCAGCAAGCGGTCGGCGACACCAAAGATGCGGTCAAAAAAGCCACCAAGTAA
- a CDS encoding alpha/beta hydrolase has translation MNHSTFWLTANDHSRLYVNQWMPDGAAHALVMLSHGMAEHSGRYERLAEALCSAGYGVYALDQRGHGRTADAGTLGLFAEKDGWNKVVGDLASLNQHIGQQHPGLPIILLGHSMGSYIAQAYLLHHSASLHGAILSGSNFQPVALYRAARLIARAERLRQGVRGRSALIEFLSFGSFNKAFKPNRTAFDWLSRDPVEVDKYINDPLCGFRCTNQLWIDLLGGLQQISKASNLAQIDPGLPILVMGGECDPVSEGKRLTHLANALRVAGCQHLQLNLYPQARHEVFNETNRDEVIADLLTWLDQALTLRRPARCE, from the coding sequence ATGAACCACAGCACCTTCTGGTTGACCGCGAATGACCACAGCCGCCTGTACGTCAACCAATGGATGCCCGACGGCGCGGCCCACGCGCTAGTCATGCTGTCCCACGGCATGGCCGAGCACAGCGGGCGCTATGAGCGGCTGGCCGAAGCCTTGTGCAGCGCAGGTTATGGCGTATATGCACTCGACCAACGTGGCCACGGCCGTACGGCCGACGCAGGCACCCTTGGGCTGTTCGCCGAGAAAGATGGCTGGAATAAAGTTGTGGGCGACCTCGCCAGCCTCAACCAGCATATCGGCCAGCAGCACCCTGGGCTGCCGATCATCCTTCTGGGCCACAGCATGGGCAGCTACATCGCCCAGGCCTACCTGCTGCACCATAGCGCCAGCCTGCACGGGGCGATTCTCAGTGGCTCGAATTTCCAACCAGTGGCCCTGTACCGCGCCGCACGCTTGATCGCCCGTGCCGAGCGTTTGCGCCAGGGTGTACGCGGGCGCAGTGCATTGATCGAATTCCTGTCGTTCGGCTCATTCAACAAAGCCTTCAAGCCCAACCGCACAGCATTCGACTGGCTCAGTCGCGACCCGGTTGAAGTCGACAAGTACATCAACGACCCGCTCTGCGGTTTTCGCTGCACCAACCAACTCTGGATCGACCTGCTCGGCGGCTTGCAGCAAATCAGCAAAGCGTCCAATCTCGCGCAGATCGATCCGGGCCTGCCGATCCTGGTCATGGGCGGCGAATGTGATCCGGTGAGCGAAGGCAAACGTCTTACCCATCTTGCCAACGCCTTGCGCGTGGCCGGCTGCCAGCATTTACAATTGAACCTTTACCCGCAGGCGCGTCACGAAGTGTTCAACGAAACCAACCGCGATGAAGTGATCGCGGACCTGCTGACGTGGCTCGACCAGGCCCTGACCTTACGCAGGCCAGCTCGCTGCGAATAA
- the fadD1 gene encoding long-chain-fatty-acid--CoA ligase FadD1, with protein sequence MNEDFWKDKYPAGIAADINPDEYPNIQAVLKQSCQRFANKPAFSNLGKTITYGELYELSGAFAAYLQQHTDLKPGDRIAVQLPNVLQYPVAVFGAIRAGLIVVNTNPLYTAREMEHQFNDSGAKALVCLANMAHLAEKVVPKTAVKHVIVTEVADLLSPLKRLLINSVIKYVKKMVPAYHLPHAIKFNDVLAKGHGQPVSDASPASSDVAVLQYTGGTTGVAKGAMLTHRNLVANMLQCKALMGSNLNEGCEILITPLPLYHIYAFTFHCMAMMLIGNHNILISNPRDLPAMVKELSKWKFSGFVGLNTLFVALCNNEGFRKLDFSALKVTLSGGMALQLAAAERWKAVTGCGICEGYGMTETSPVATVNPIQHIQIGTIGIPVPSTVCKVIADDGTELALGETGELCVKGPQVMKGYWQRQDATDEMLDSEGWLKTGDIAIIQPDGYMRIVDRKKDMILVSGFNVYPNELEDVLAGLPGVLQCAAIGVPDEKSGEIIKLFIVVKPGATLTKDQVMEHMRANVTAYKVPKAVEFRDALPTTNVGKILRRELRDEELKKLGLKK encoded by the coding sequence ATGAACGAAGACTTTTGGAAGGATAAGTACCCCGCCGGGATTGCTGCAGACATCAATCCAGACGAGTATCCGAATATTCAGGCGGTACTGAAACAGTCCTGCCAGCGCTTCGCTAACAAACCGGCTTTCAGCAACCTGGGCAAGACAATCACCTACGGTGAATTGTACGAATTGTCCGGCGCGTTCGCCGCGTACCTGCAACAACATACCGACTTGAAGCCTGGCGACCGAATCGCCGTGCAACTGCCCAACGTCCTGCAATACCCGGTCGCCGTGTTCGGTGCCATCCGTGCCGGCCTGATCGTGGTCAACACCAACCCGCTGTACACCGCGCGGGAGATGGAGCACCAGTTCAACGATTCCGGCGCCAAGGCCCTGGTCTGCCTGGCCAACATGGCCCACCTGGCGGAAAAGGTCGTGCCCAAGACCGCCGTCAAGCATGTGATCGTCACCGAAGTCGCCGACCTGCTGTCGCCGCTCAAGCGCCTGCTGATCAACAGCGTCATCAAGTACGTGAAGAAAATGGTCCCGGCGTATCACTTGCCGCACGCGATCAAATTCAACGACGTGCTTGCCAAAGGCCACGGCCAACCGGTCAGTGATGCCAGCCCGGCCAGCAGCGATGTTGCCGTGTTGCAATACACCGGCGGCACCACCGGCGTGGCCAAGGGCGCGATGCTGACTCACCGCAACCTCGTCGCCAACATGCTGCAATGCAAGGCGCTGATGGGTTCCAACCTCAACGAAGGTTGCGAGATCCTGATCACCCCGCTGCCGCTGTACCACATCTATGCGTTCACCTTTCATTGCATGGCGATGATGCTGATCGGCAACCACAACATCCTGATCAGCAACCCGCGCGACCTGCCGGCGATGGTCAAGGAACTGTCGAAGTGGAAGTTCAGCGGCTTTGTCGGCCTGAACACCTTGTTCGTTGCGCTGTGCAATAACGAAGGCTTCCGCAAGCTGGACTTCTCCGCGCTCAAGGTCACCCTGTCGGGCGGCATGGCCCTGCAATTGGCGGCCGCCGAGCGTTGGAAGGCCGTGACCGGCTGTGGCATCTGCGAAGGTTACGGCATGACCGAAACCAGCCCGGTGGCCACGGTGAACCCGATCCAGCATATCCAGATCGGCACCATCGGCATTCCGGTGCCGTCCACGGTGTGCAAAGTCATTGCCGATGACGGCACCGAGCTGGCGCTGGGCGAAACCGGCGAGCTGTGCGTCAAGGGCCCGCAGGTGATGAAGGGCTACTGGCAGCGCCAGGACGCCACCGACGAGATGCTCGACAGCGAAGGTTGGCTGAAGACCGGCGACATCGCGATCATCCAGCCAGACGGCTACATGCGGATTGTCGACCGCAAGAAGGACATGATCCTGGTCTCCGGTTTCAACGTGTACCCCAACGAGCTGGAAGACGTGCTGGCCGGCTTGCCGGGCGTGTTGCAGTGCGCGGCCATCGGCGTGCCGGACGAGAAGTCCGGAGAGATCATCAAGCTGTTCATCGTGGTCAAGCCGGGCGCTACGCTCACCAAGGACCAGGTGATGGAGCATATGCGCGCCAACGTCACCGCCTACAAGGTGCCCAAGGCTGTAGAGTTCCGCGATGCGTTGCCGACCACCAACGTGGGCAAGATCCTGCGTCGTGAGTTGCGCGATGAAGAACTGAAGAAACTCGGTCTTAAAAAGTAA